One genomic region from Natranaerobius trueperi encodes:
- the nadD gene encoding nicotinate-nucleotide adenylyltransferase: MGTRRRENNRVGLIGGTFDPIHTGHLIIAEEALNKFSLDEIIFIPAGIPPHKTSENITSSFHRYMLTNLATSKHPKFYVSSFEVDRDTPSYTIETLRYFRDLYSDKTDLFFITGIDTLLDILTWKDYRLLPDLCQFICATRPNFSFEKLEKEVFGTLPKLKNKIHYMDVPLIEISSTDIRKRCKNNESIKFMVPESVEAYILKEGLF, from the coding sequence ATGGGAACTAGGAGAAGAGAAAATAATAGAGTAGGCTTAATTGGCGGTACTTTTGATCCTATTCATACTGGTCATCTAATAATAGCAGAAGAAGCTTTAAATAAGTTTTCATTGGATGAAATTATTTTCATCCCAGCTGGGATACCTCCACATAAAACTTCAGAAAATATTACATCAAGCTTTCATCGTTATATGCTTACTAACTTAGCTACTAGTAAGCATCCAAAGTTTTATGTGAGTAGTTTTGAAGTAGATAGAGATACACCTTCATATACTATTGAAACTTTAAGATACTTCAGAGATTTGTATAGTGATAAGACAGATCTGTTTTTCATTACTGGTATAGATACTTTATTGGATATTCTTACTTGGAAGGATTATCGTTTACTACCAGATTTATGTCAATTTATTTGTGCGACTAGGCCTAACTTTTCTTTTGAAAAGCTTGAAAAAGAAGTTTTTGGTACTTTACCTAAATTAAAGAATAAAATTCATTATATGGACGTGCCGTTGATTGAAATCTCTTCTACAGATATTAGAAAGAGATGTAAAAATAATGAGAGTATCAAATTTATGGTACCGGAGAGTGTAGAAGCTTATATTTTAAAAGAAGGTTTATTTTAA
- a CDS encoding Spo0B domain-containing protein, which yields MGKLKEGEIGDKNFIRILVVGVLLTFFIPLFALISEYILLMTLLLVVFWFWFIKFISQEIFKNKTRIRDDTVTELVQYLRKLRHDFVNHYQVLYGIAQISKDTRLLKHLEKVKILNNNYGSILKLSQYDLVQYFLKQLACQSDTESHYQLTNSASWEDFNNSYGPKIVPLLDRVCQLISLEKIVHPSSMIDWELDENTKEYTMVLTVYDSEEPWGVNIDKYLNEVKVEAHKIGVKFEYFTWEEQIAVHFLIPK from the coding sequence ATGGGGAAACTAAAAGAAGGGGAAATTGGTGATAAGAACTTTATCAGAATACTAGTAGTTGGTGTTTTATTAACTTTTTTTATACCTTTATTTGCACTTATTTCTGAATATATCTTACTTATGACACTATTGTTAGTAGTATTTTGGTTTTGGTTTATCAAGTTTATTTCTCAGGAAATATTTAAAAACAAGACCCGCATTAGAGATGATACAGTTACTGAATTAGTACAATACCTTCGAAAACTAAGACATGACTTTGTTAATCACTATCAAGTCTTGTATGGAATAGCACAAATATCTAAGGACACACGATTACTTAAACATTTAGAAAAAGTAAAAATTTTGAACAATAATTATGGGTCTATCTTAAAACTTTCTCAATATGATTTAGTTCAATATTTCTTAAAGCAGTTGGCATGTCAGTCTGATACAGAATCCCATTATCAACTAACAAATTCTGCTTCTTGGGAGGACTTTAATAATTCTTACGGGCCCAAAATTGTACCTCTGTTAGATAGAGTTTGTCAGTTGATTTCTTTGGAAAAAATTGTCCATCCATCTAGTATGATTGACTGGGAACTAGATGAAAATACTAAGGAATATACAATGGTTTTGACAGTATATGATTCAGAGGAACCTTGGGGAGTTAATATAGATAAATACTTAAATGAAGTTAAAGTAGAAGCTCATAAAATAGGGGTTAAGTTTGAATACTTTACTTGGGAAGAACAGATAGCTGTGCATTTTCTTATACCAAAATAA
- the yqeK gene encoding bis(5'-nucleosyl)-tetraphosphatase (symmetrical) YqeK, which produces MNYQILYDYYEKELQKTLSYKRFEHSLNVVETAFKISEFFSIEKDRVALAALVHDRGKEISNKRLLSIAKEQNLIYDESEEIYPELLHGPIGAYLLEYDNKIRDEKILNSVRYHTTGRPNMSQLEIIIFLADLVEPNRSYPRVDDLRKLVFNEPYEALLKSLDWTLEYLMRTGKVIHPLTVKTRNHYLNKV; this is translated from the coding sequence ATGAATTATCAAATCCTTTATGATTATTATGAAAAAGAGTTGCAAAAAACACTGTCTTATAAAAGATTTGAGCATTCTTTGAATGTAGTCGAAACAGCATTCAAAATTTCTGAGTTTTTCTCTATTGAAAAAGATAGAGTAGCGTTAGCTGCCCTTGTCCATGATAGGGGAAAAGAAATCTCTAATAAAAGATTACTTTCAATTGCAAAAGAGCAAAATTTAATTTATGATGAGTCTGAAGAAATTTATCCTGAATTGTTACATGGTCCTATTGGAGCTTATCTATTAGAATATGATAATAAAATTAGGGATGAAAAAATTCTGAATTCAGTTCGATATCATACAACAGGTAGACCAAACATGAGCCAATTAGAAATAATCATTTTTTTAGCTGATTTAGTGGAACCAAATCGATCTTATCCTAGAGTAGATGATCTAAGAAAACTAGTATTTAATGAACCTTATGAAGCATTGTTAAAATCCTTGGACTGGACCCTAGAATACTTAATGAGAACAGGAAAGGTTATTCATCCCTTAACTGTTAAGACAAGAAATCACTATTTAAATAAGGTGTAA
- the rsfS gene encoding ribosome silencing factor — protein sequence MVKESFELVKNIVSTLDNDKGKDILIQEVNEITLVSDYFVLVTGNSTTHVQSLAENLIDTMKQEKNISALHKEGITEGNWALIDFDSVVVHIFLEETRSFYNLERLWAEANEITINELDI from the coding sequence TTGGTAAAAGAATCATTTGAATTGGTGAAAAATATAGTAAGTACTTTAGATAATGACAAAGGCAAAGATATTTTAATACAAGAGGTGAATGAGATTACTCTTGTTTCAGATTACTTTGTACTAGTTACAGGTAATAGTACAACTCATGTTCAGTCTTTAGCTGAAAATTTAATTGATACTATGAAGCAAGAAAAAAATATCTCCGCATTACATAAAGAAGGAATAACTGAAGGTAACTGGGCCCTAATTGATTTTGATTCTGTTGTTGTACATATATTCTTAGAAGAAACAAGAAGTTTCTACAATTTAGAAAGATTATGGGCTGAAGCAAATGAAATCACAATTAACGAGTTAGATATTTGA
- the obgE gene encoding GTPase ObgE codes for MFVDKAKIYVKGGDGGNGIVAFRREKYVPDGGPSGGDGGDGGNVIFEVDPGLKSLVDFKYNVHIKAERGAHGEGSKKHGRSGKDRIVRVPPGTVVKDAQTEKNICDLVFDGDQYTVAKGGRGGRGNARFATANNKAPKFSEEGKLGEEQWLILELKVIAEVGLIGFPNVGKSTLLSRVSKAEPKVADYHFTTINPNLGVVDLDEGKRFIVADIPGLIEGAHKGKGLGDRFLKHIERTKILVHVLDISGVEGRDPIEDFYAINEELVGYNQTVANKPQIIAANKVDLGEVAHNNLEGLKEQLKSDSNFSDIKIFPISAVTGEGLENLLYFVADKIEELPDIEPEESEYEKEEENLITEQEADEVLYTLDKDGTTKESIKTIRIEKQNDLFIVKNYELEDIVQRVDVFTKEGQEYFQEKADQLELEKTLRKYGIKEGDTVKIGDFEFIYQE; via the coding sequence ATGTTTGTAGATAAAGCGAAAATATATGTTAAAGGTGGAGACGGAGGCAACGGAATTGTAGCATTTAGAAGAGAAAAGTATGTACCGGACGGTGGTCCTAGTGGTGGAGATGGGGGCGATGGTGGGAATGTTATTTTCGAAGTCGACCCAGGATTAAAATCACTAGTAGATTTTAAATATAATGTACATATAAAGGCAGAACGTGGCGCTCATGGTGAGGGAAGTAAAAAACATGGTCGATCTGGGAAAGATCGTATAGTGAGAGTACCACCAGGAACAGTTGTAAAAGATGCACAAACTGAAAAAAATATTTGTGATTTAGTTTTTGATGGTGATCAATATACTGTTGCAAAAGGTGGAAGAGGCGGAAGAGGTAATGCAAGGTTTGCAACAGCCAATAATAAGGCTCCTAAATTTAGTGAAGAGGGTAAGCTAGGAGAAGAGCAGTGGTTGATACTAGAATTAAAAGTTATAGCTGAAGTTGGCTTGATAGGGTTTCCAAATGTGGGTAAATCGACTCTTTTAAGTCGAGTTAGTAAAGCAGAGCCTAAAGTAGCTGATTATCACTTTACAACAATTAATCCTAATTTAGGTGTAGTAGATTTAGATGAGGGAAAGAGATTTATAGTGGCAGATATTCCAGGGCTTATTGAAGGTGCCCATAAAGGAAAAGGCCTTGGGGATAGATTCTTAAAACATATTGAAAGAACTAAAATTTTAGTTCATGTCCTAGATATATCAGGTGTCGAAGGTAGAGACCCTATTGAAGATTTTTATGCTATTAATGAAGAATTAGTTGGATATAATCAAACAGTTGCTAATAAACCACAAATAATTGCAGCTAACAAAGTAGATTTAGGAGAAGTTGCACACAATAATCTAGAAGGATTAAAAGAACAATTAAAATCAGACTCTAATTTCAGTGATATTAAAATTTTTCCGATATCTGCTGTTACAGGTGAAGGGTTAGAAAATTTATTATATTTTGTAGCTGACAAAATAGAGGAACTGCCAGATATTGAACCAGAAGAAAGTGAATATGAAAAAGAAGAAGAAAATTTAATCACAGAACAGGAAGCAGATGAAGTATTATATACTCTTGACAAGGATGGGACTACTAAAGAAAGTATAAAAACTATTCGTATCGAAAAACAAAACGATTTATTTATCGTAAAGAATTATGAACTTGAAGACATTGTACAAAGAGTTGATGTATTTACAAAAGAAGGTCAGGAATACTTTCAAGAAAAGGCAGATCAACTAGAGTTAGAGAAAACTTTAAGAAAATATGGGATTAAAGAAGGAGATACTGTTAAGATAGGTGATTTTGAATTTATCTATCAAGAGTAA
- the leuS gene encoding leucine--tRNA ligase has product MSGYKPQEIEAKWQKRWEEETSYTVENDPNKEKYYVLEMFPYPSGKLHMGHMRVYSIGDVLARFQRMRGYNVLHPMGWDAFGLPAENAAIENQTVPADWTYSNIDHMKKQLNSLGTSYDWNREVTTCSPEYYKWTQWMFLQLYNNNLAYKKKAPVNWCPDCETVLANEQVENGECWRCGNEVEEKKLSQWFFKITDYADRLTDDLDQLEGWPDRVKTMQKNWIGRSYGSEIDFQVKDHDEVIKVFTTRPDTIFGATYMVLSPEHPITKTLVDGTEKQKEVEEFVNKVQNMNKESRESDKLEKEGVFTGKYAINPANGREIPILVGNYVLMEYGTGAVMAVPAHDERDYEFAKKYDLPIEQVVKPKEEDNNTELHKAFTDHGIIINSPGFNGMTSNEAIEEITNYLEKLGKAKKVTTYRLRDWLVSRQRYWGAPIPMIYCNKCGSVPVPEKNLPVNLPEDVDLTEGSKNVLENRNDFVETTCPNCQGTARRETDTMDTFVCSSWYFLRYTSPDSENLPFYKDDVDYWMPVDQYIGGIEHAVLHLLYARFFTKVMYDLGYTSVNEPFSRLLAQGMVNKDGAKMSKSKGNVVSPDEILKTYGADTGRLFILFAAPPEKDLDWNDEGVEGCYRFLQRVYRLIDEHQDLSSKKNNENQFTKEDKEYNIAINQTIKKVTEDVSQRFNFNTAISAIMEFVNTTSKYQNGQYNATLLRKGLETLVNLLAPFTPHICEELWEELGHKESVHSLSWPSYDPKALVSDEVELAVQVNGKVRDHVTVPSDGDEETVRQIVLDRERVQEYISDGEIKKFIVVPKKLVNIVCK; this is encoded by the coding sequence ATGAGTGGATACAAACCGCAAGAAATTGAGGCCAAATGGCAAAAGAGATGGGAAGAAGAAACTTCATATACTGTTGAAAATGACCCAAATAAAGAAAAGTACTATGTACTTGAGATGTTTCCTTATCCCTCTGGTAAGCTTCATATGGGTCATATGAGAGTATATTCTATTGGAGATGTGTTGGCAAGATTTCAAAGAATGAGAGGGTATAATGTTCTTCATCCAATGGGATGGGATGCATTTGGCTTGCCTGCAGAAAATGCTGCTATAGAAAATCAAACAGTACCAGCTGATTGGACATATTCAAACATAGATCATATGAAAAAACAACTTAATTCACTAGGAACTAGTTATGATTGGAACCGTGAAGTTACCACATGCTCACCTGAATATTATAAATGGACGCAATGGATGTTTTTACAGTTATACAATAATAATTTAGCATATAAGAAAAAAGCACCAGTAAACTGGTGTCCAGATTGTGAAACAGTACTTGCAAATGAACAGGTAGAAAATGGTGAGTGTTGGCGTTGTGGTAATGAAGTTGAAGAGAAGAAGCTGTCACAATGGTTTTTCAAAATAACTGATTATGCGGATCGATTAACAGATGATTTGGATCAATTAGAGGGTTGGCCAGACAGAGTCAAAACAATGCAAAAAAATTGGATCGGTCGTAGTTATGGATCTGAAATAGATTTTCAAGTAAAAGATCATGATGAAGTTATAAAGGTATTTACTACAAGACCTGACACTATATTTGGGGCCACTTACATGGTTCTTTCACCAGAACACCCTATAACTAAAACACTAGTTGATGGAACCGAAAAACAAAAAGAAGTAGAAGAGTTTGTTAATAAAGTACAGAACATGAATAAGGAATCAAGAGAGTCTGATAAATTAGAAAAAGAAGGTGTTTTTACAGGTAAATATGCGATTAATCCAGCAAATGGTAGAGAGATACCAATTTTAGTAGGTAATTATGTTTTAATGGAATATGGAACAGGTGCAGTGATGGCAGTTCCGGCTCATGACGAGCGTGACTATGAATTTGCAAAAAAATATGACCTTCCAATTGAACAAGTTGTTAAACCAAAAGAAGAAGATAATAATACTGAGCTACACAAAGCTTTTACGGATCATGGAATAATTATAAATTCACCTGGTTTTAATGGAATGACGTCTAATGAAGCAATTGAAGAAATTACTAATTATTTAGAAAAATTAGGTAAAGCCAAAAAAGTGACAACTTATAGACTAAGAGATTGGTTAGTTTCGAGACAAAGATATTGGGGCGCACCTATACCAATGATATATTGTAATAAATGTGGTTCAGTACCAGTACCTGAAAAGAATCTTCCTGTAAATTTACCAGAAGATGTAGATCTAACAGAGGGCAGTAAAAATGTTTTAGAGAATCGTAATGACTTTGTTGAAACTACCTGCCCTAATTGTCAAGGTACAGCTAGAAGAGAAACGGATACGATGGATACTTTTGTATGTTCTTCTTGGTATTTCTTGCGTTATACAAGTCCGGATTCAGAAAACTTACCTTTTTATAAAGATGATGTAGACTATTGGATGCCTGTAGATCAATACATCGGTGGAATAGAGCATGCTGTACTACACTTATTATATGCTCGATTTTTTACTAAGGTAATGTATGATTTAGGATATACTAGTGTAAATGAACCTTTTTCTAGATTATTAGCACAAGGGATGGTTAATAAAGATGGTGCAAAAATGAGTAAGTCTAAAGGTAATGTAGTATCACCTGATGAAATACTTAAAACCTATGGAGCAGATACCGGACGATTATTTATATTATTTGCTGCTCCTCCTGAAAAAGATTTAGACTGGAATGATGAAGGTGTAGAAGGTTGTTATCGATTTTTACAAAGAGTGTATCGATTAATTGATGAACATCAAGATCTTTCTTCTAAAAAGAATAACGAAAATCAATTTACGAAAGAAGATAAAGAATATAACATTGCAATAAATCAAACTATTAAAAAAGTAACAGAAGATGTATCTCAAAGATTTAATTTTAATACAGCTATAAGTGCAATTATGGAGTTTGTAAATACGACAAGTAAATATCAAAATGGTCAGTACAATGCTACATTACTAAGAAAAGGTCTTGAAACTTTGGTTAATTTATTAGCTCCTTTTACACCTCATATTTGTGAAGAGTTATGGGAAGAACTCGGACATAAAGAAAGTGTTCATAGTTTAAGTTGGCCATCATACGATCCGAAAGCTCTAGTTTCAGATGAGGTTGAATTAGCAGTACAAGTTAACGGAAAAGTAAGAGATCATGTTACTGTTCCTTCAGATGGAGATGAAGAGACTGTTAGACAAATCGTATTAGATCGAGAGAGAGTCCAAGAGTATATTTCAGATGGTGAAATTAAAAAGTTCATTGTAGTACCTAAAAAATTAGTAAATATTGTTTGTAAATAG
- a CDS encoding LCP family protein yields MSYTKRYRKDKRTRKKAKLKKERIFALIILIITFFVLGAAVRYIISGRNLETEADWVTNLSQDVNDQYTNTLVAVVDDSHNILKYITILNQKEDSEELNTIFIPGETYLDTPGNDFEILMESYSKGHIDLLIDTVKDYLGVSIHNFIKIESGVYSGIKNELNFISDVNHDKFKTQVLEKDLKEGDIQKIFTDHLTSIENFYNNTNERKGFFNTPRVRKYIEKQIETNFTWDQMIEWIDTTVVNANENLVAFKLPGEQEVVNDQKHFLPDFDELEIIVEQYFSKKATKEVSKDNITIEVLNGSGVSGVAEDASDMLEEVGFDVVSIGNADNFDYQSSKVIARKEPRKAAKEVALEINQADLLVELKDDFEAMVTVIIGENFEDN; encoded by the coding sequence ATGAGTTATACCAAAAGGTATAGAAAAGATAAGCGTACCAGAAAAAAAGCTAAACTGAAGAAAGAACGAATTTTTGCACTGATAATTTTAATAATAACTTTTTTTGTATTGGGAGCTGCAGTTAGATATATAATATCCGGTAGAAATCTCGAAACTGAAGCAGATTGGGTAACTAATTTATCACAGGATGTAAATGATCAATATACTAATACCTTAGTTGCTGTAGTTGATGATTCACATAACATTTTAAAATATATAACGATTTTAAATCAAAAAGAAGACTCTGAAGAATTAAATACCATTTTTATTCCTGGTGAAACGTATTTAGACACACCTGGGAATGACTTTGAAATTTTGATGGAAAGCTATAGTAAAGGGCATATAGATTTATTGATAGATACAGTTAAAGACTATCTTGGAGTGTCAATACATAACTTTATAAAAATAGAAAGTGGAGTCTATAGTGGAATTAAAAATGAATTAAATTTTATAAGTGATGTAAATCATGACAAGTTTAAAACACAAGTTCTAGAGAAAGATTTAAAAGAAGGTGATATACAAAAAATCTTTACTGATCATTTAACGAGTATAGAAAATTTTTATAATAATACTAATGAGAGAAAAGGATTTTTTAATACACCTAGAGTGCGTAAATATATAGAAAAGCAAATTGAGACTAATTTTACATGGGATCAGATGATAGAGTGGATTGATACAACTGTAGTTAATGCAAATGAAAATTTGGTAGCTTTTAAATTACCTGGGGAACAAGAGGTAGTCAATGATCAGAAACATTTTTTACCTGATTTTGATGAATTAGAGATTATTGTAGAGCAATATTTTTCTAAAAAAGCAACTAAAGAGGTATCAAAAGATAATATAACTATTGAAGTTTTAAATGGTAGTGGTGTGTCAGGTGTGGCAGAAGATGCTAGTGATATGTTAGAAGAAGTAGGTTTTGACGTTGTTTCAATTGGTAATGCAGATAATTTTGATTATCAATCTTCAAAAGTAATTGCTCGCAAAGAGCCAAGAAAAGCAGCGAAAGAAGTTGCATTAGAAATTAACCAAGCTGACTTACTTGTTGAGTTAAAAGATGATTTTGAAGCTATGGTAACAGTTATTATAGGAGAAAACTTTGAAGATAATTAA